A genomic region of Oryza glaberrima chromosome 1, OglaRS2, whole genome shotgun sequence contains the following coding sequences:
- the LOC127759868 gene encoding uncharacterized protein LOC127759868 — protein sequence MTHKLCFEALDRTLRDIQSADEPANEYKPFGGKPILLGGDFRQVLPVIEKGTRADVVDASLVRSALWKHVEVLHLTINMRLHNPSLSQQARGELAEFAKWVLDIGEGRVPMNKRQGEVERTWIEIPKELLLTPYGDKITAIIDVVYSDFELNYDCIPYLSQRAIVCPVNTVVDEINDNMLAKVPGDAKDYLSSDTISNTLEKPADFDLFWETVPTSKKKKIYPAPQFLQQLGLYIFISCKMDYTILRDVTQESHRWHVRVRVTRFSQFTAANEPDKILRLDLVLLDEQGDMMDAQIPRRHVSQFKPLLKEDVVYYIRYFEVAEARPQYRPVDRMVMAKFTAHTTVREDTEAPSTFPSHAYKVLSFDELRGRAHRKDILSDAIGIMTAIGPVQTVSCGGVMKAVLNVHITNGSETAVVALWGAHATQFHAENLQQQADHGPVVILFVGLTVKFRDHQLALQGSTVCRWYPNAPIQETISLISSLHGNPQAVRAIKPNFGQKEAVHVKVSDICDLNPHEALGNSYIVKIAIKDLVPAEAWWYIACSTCKRGAGREGNTYKCSRCITNAIETRYRVAIVGVDPSDLANHDAKTAEFTFFGEIGYQLIGIPILNLVASVQGARGIVPSEIKAVFGKQYVIRTSVSRGSLQRTRISYQVDSLMLASPDAAHTSTLPSHDASVASSQHGSSPADAIELHTIIGSSLQSMTPSAPLVLPDPKATTDSRDDQHGTTPPTSEVLAMAQPNKKRKSSVIDEDLAQEGSSPREHDCQKASVVRALFVDKLPPQPPKCM from the exons ATGACACACAAGCTGTGCTTTGAGGCATTGGATAGAACTCTACGAGATATTCAATCCGCTGATGAGCCAGCTAATGAATATAAGCCTTTTGGTGGTAAACCTATTTTACTTGGTGGTGATTTTAGGCAAGTCTTACCAGTGATTGAGAAAGGTACAAGAGCTGATgtggtagatgcttcgctggttaggTCTGCACTATGGAAGCATGTTGAAGTCTTACACCTTACCATTAACATGAGGCTACACAATCCATCCCTGTCGCAGCAAGCCAGGGGTGAATTGGCAGAGTTTGCTAAATGGGTTCTTGACATTGGTGAGGGTCGTGTTCCCATGAACAAAAGACAAGGTGAGGTTGAGAGGACATGGATAGAGATACCTAAGGAGTTGCTGCTTACTCCCTACGGTGACAAGATTACAGCTATAATTGATGTTGTGTACTCGGATTTTGAATTGAACTATGACTGCATTCCTTACCTTTCTCAGCGTGCAATTGTCTGTCCCGTCAATACAGTTGTTGATGAGATTAATGATAATATGCTTGCTAAAGTGCCTGGGGATGCAAAAGACTATCTTAGCAGCGACACTATTTCAAATACACTTGAAAAGCCTGCAGATTTTGATCTATT TTGGGAAACAGTTCCCAcctcgaaaaagaaaaagatatatcCTGCACCACAGTTCCTTCAACAATTAGGACTTTATATCTTCATATCATGCAag ATGGATTACACTATACTAAGGGATGTAACACAGGAATCACACCGTTGGCATGTCCGAGTGCGAGTCACTCGCTTCTCGCAGTTCACTGCAGCAAATGAACCTGACAAGATTCTGCGACTTGATTTAGTCCTGCTTGATGAGCA GGGGGACATGATGGATGCGCAGATCCCAAGACGTCATGTTTCTCAATTCAAGCCTTTGCTGAAGGAGGATGTTGTGTATTACATCAGGTACTTTGAAGTTGCTGAGGCGCGCCCTCAGTACAGGCCTGTTGATCGGATGGTCATGGCAAAATTCACTGCCCACACAACCGTTAGAGAAGACACTGAGGCACCATCCACATTCCCATCTCATGCTTACAAGGTTCTTTCTTTTGATGAACTCAGAGGTCGTGCTCATAGGAAAGATATTCTTTCAG ATGCTATAGGTATAATGACAGCCATTGGACCAGTGCAAACTGTTTCTTGTGGAGGTGTTATGAAAGCTGTGCTTAATGTCCACATAACCAATGGAAG CGAAACTGCTGTCGTTGCATTGTGGGGTGCCCATGCTACACAGTTCCACGCTGAAAACTTACAGCAGCAAGCAGACCATGGACCTGTTGTTATATTGTTTGTTGGATTAACTGTTAAATTCCGAGATC ACCAACTAGCCCTACAAGGTAGCACTGTCTGTAGGTGGTATCCCAATGCACCAATCCAGGAAACAATTTCTCTCATAAGCAG CCTCCATGGTAACCCACAAGCGGTAAGGGCAATAAAGCCGAACTTCGGTCAGAAAGAAGCTGTACATGTAAAAGTTTCTGATATCTGTGACCTTAATCCCCACGAAGCCTTG GGCAATAGCTATATTGTCAAGATAGCCATCAAGGATTTAGTCCCTGCTGAAGCCTGGTGGTACATAGCATGCAGCACCTGTAAGAGAGGAGCAGGTAGAGAAGGGAACACATATAAATGCTCGAGGTGCATCACTAATGCAATTGAAACAAG GTACAGAGTGGCTATCGTAGGTGTCGACCCATCAGATTTAGCGAACCATGACGCCAAAACAGCTGAGTTTACCTTCTTTGGAGAAATTGGCTACCAGTTGATTGGCATCCCTATTCTTAACCTGGTTGCATCTGTCCAAGGAGCACGAGGTATAGTTCCATCAGAAATCAAAGCAGTTTTTGGGAAACAATATGTCATTAGAACTAGTGTGTCACGTGGCTCATTGCAAAGAACTAGAATATCTTACCAAGTGGATTCCCTTATGCTAGCCTCACCAGATGCAGCCCACACAAGTACTCTGCCTAGTCATGATGCTTCTGTGGCATCTTCTCAACATGGCTCATCACCAGCTGATGCAATTGAACTGCACACGATAATTGGCTCTTCTCTCCAATCTATGACACCTTCCGCACCATTGGTGCTTCCAGATCCAAAG GCCACAACTGATAGCCGTGATGATCAGCATGGGACAACACCGCCTACTTCAGAG